AGATAAGTAATTACTCTATCTGCATTGGGCAACTCTGGGGCAAGGGTCATTAGTTTTACATTTCCTTCACCGGCACTTTCCAACAAGCTTTCTGTAATTTCTATGGAAGGATCTATACAATATTCTTCTTTTTGCATTCCTTTGTATTCTTTATTGATAAAGGGACCTTCTAGATGGACACCGATGACTTGGGAGCCCTTAGTCGGCTCCCAATTTTCTATGAATTTTCTTGTATCCTCTAATTGCCCCTTCAATGTATCTACAGCATCTGTGCCTGTTGTTGCTAAGTAGGAAGTTACCCCTACCTTGACGAGGTCCTTGGACATGTTTTTTACCGCTTCTTTGTTTCCATTTAACCACAGAGAGCCTGTTGCCCAGCCATGCATATGAATATCGATAAAACCAGGTATGATAATCCCATTGGCATAATCCACAACATCCTCTGCATCAACTTCTTGAAATATACCCATTATTTTTCCATCGTGAATATTTAAATACCCTTTTTGAAATCCTTCAGGAGTATAAATATTTTCTGAGTATAGGAACATCTCATTCCCTCCCATTTTTTTATTTCTATGCAGCTGGGCGACAAAATCTCGCCCCTCTATTTTATATAAACTTCTATTGGATTGTATTTTATCCTCTTTTTAAACAGCCTTATCGCTGGCTAAAAAATCATCTACTGCATTTCTTACAAACTCAACATTGGGTCCAAATACCACGTGGATATGATTTTTCGTTGGGAAAAATACTCCTGAAGTTCCAGACTCTTTTATCTTGTCCGTATCCACTAGCTTGTAATCTTTCAAGTCTACTCTTAGTCTAGTGACACAGTTTTCTACATAAAGAACATTTGATTTTCCACCTAAAGCTTCCACAACAATTTTAGCCACTTCATCATATCGTTTTTCTTTTAGTAATGTATTATCTCCTACTGTCTCCTCTTCTCTACCTGGGGTTGCAACATTCCATTTCTTAATGGCCCACATAAATACAAAATAGGTAGCAATAGCCAGTGGAATCCCTACAATCAATAGGTTATACCATTTGGTATTTTCATAAAGAAGACCAAAAATGGCAAAGTCGAAAATAGTTCCTCGAATATACCCTACTGCCGTTCCCATTAAATGTAGGGCAACAGCTCCTATTGCATTTAATAATACGTAAATTCCATATAATACAGGTGAAATAAATAAGAAAGAGAATTCAAGGGGCTCTGTTACATTGCCTAAAAAGGGTGTTAATACCATAGTTAAGATAAGACCTTTAGTATAAGGTTTATTTTCAGCATAGGCTGATCTATACATTGCAAAACCAACAGCTGGAATCATAAATAAAGTTAATAACATTTGATTTTGAGCCATGAATCTTGTTAACTCAGGTAAAATATTCCAAGCTTCGTGATTTGGTCCCAATTCAAATAAAATCTTGTTCATTGTGGGAATGACTCCTACAAACTTTTCCCCATCTATCATATAGGTCCCCCCTGCTTCACTAAAGCGTATCAAGGAATTCCACACATGGTGAAGTCCAAAGGGAATCAATATTCGATTCATTATCCTAAAAATAAACGTTCCAAAGGGTCCACTAATCAAAATGAAAGATAATGCGATTAAAGCTTTGGTAATATATTGCCAAAAGAATGGAAGAATCAATCCAACAACGATACTGATTCCAGTGGAGATAATAGGAACAGATTTTTTCCCACTGAAAAATGCAAGGGCCAAGGGAAACTGCAAATTATAAAAACGATCTGTAACTAAGGCTCCAATAATCCCACTGATGATTCCGCCTAAAGCTTCCAATCTTATGGTTTGTATTCCCAGTACTATACCCTGACCTACTTGACCCATAACCTCTGGGTCTGCCAGATTACCTGTCGCCGATAACCAAACATTAATACTTGCATTTAATACCAGATAAGAAATAATAGCGGAGAATACCGCAATCCCCTTGTCTTTTTTGGACAAACCGTAGGCTACACCCATGGCAAATAAAACAGGAATATTGCTAAAGATGATATCTGCGATCCCCTTTAAACTATTTAAAATAAGTTGCAAAGTTGCATTTCCTAAAAAAGGTAATCGTTCAATCATATAACTTTGTGTTAATGCTCCGGTAAGACCTAGTACCATTCCTACTGGTGCCATTACAGCGATTGGTAATAGTAAGGTTCTACCAAATCTCTGAATTTCTTCACTTGCTCTTTTTCTAAATGACATATTTCCACCCCTTTTTAAATTTATTTTGTTCTGATTATTCTACAAATATCCCTGAAAACTACTATAACCTGGGTGGCGAAGAGTGTAATTGATTACAGCATACAATAAAAAAAATAGATATGAAAAGAGTTGTAAATTCTTTGTAGAATCATCCTATTAAAATGATATCACAGAATAAACCCTTTTTTGATCATTCCAGATCTGAAAGGACCAAGTACAAGGTGATTTTCCGCTGGTAAGTTTTTGTGACTAAAGTAAGCTTATAGAAGATAAAGGCTTAAACATTCATCAAGATATAGGATAAACACGAAAAGGATTCTTAGTTTTTCTAAACTAAGAATCCTTTTATTGAAGTCACAATATGTCACCTCTTATAATATCTATGCACCTAATCCTTCTTTTCTTAACATCTCTGCTCTATCGGTCCTTTCCCAAGGGAGGTCTACATCGGTTCTCCCAAAGTGTCCATAGGCCGCTGTTTGACGATAAATGGGCTTTCTTAAGTCAAGCTCTTTAATAATACCAGCAGGCCGTAGATCAAAATGTTTTCTAATCAATTCTACAATTTTATCTTCACTAATTTTAGCTGTACCAAAGGTCTCTACAAAGACAGAAACAGGTTGGGCTACCCCAATGGCATAGGCTAATTCTACTTCACATTTATCGGCTAAACCTGCTGCTACAATATTTTTAGCTACATAGCGAGCTGCATAGGCTCCAGATCGATCTACTTTGGTTGGATCCTTTCCCGAGAAGGCTCCCCCTCCATGACGACCGTAGCCACCATAGGTATCTACGATAATTTTTCGACCAGTAAGTCCTGCATCCCCCTGAGGACCACCTATAACAAAGCGTCCAGTAGGATTGATAAAGTACCGAGTTTTTTCATCTAATAATTCTGTAGGTACCACCGGCTTAATCACATGCTCTATCATATCTTTTTCGATAGTTTTTCCTTCTACCTTGGCATTGTGTTGGGTAGAAATAACAATAGTATCTATTCTAACAGGCTTGTCGTCTTCATATTCAACAGTTACTTGAGTTTTTCCATCGGGACGTAAATATTTTAAAGTTCCATTTTTTCTTATTTCGGTTAATCTAAAGGCTAGTTTATGAGCCAATGAAATAGGTAAAGGCATTAATTCTGGGGTTTCATTGGTAGCGAAACCAAACATCATTCCTTGATCTCCTGCACCTATAGCCTCTATTTCCTCATCATTCATTTGCCCTTCCTTAGCTTCTAAGGCTTTATCCACTCCCATGGCAATATCAGCCGATTGCTCATCAATAGCTGTCAATACTCCACAGGTATCTCCATCAAAACCGTATTTTGCTCTGGTATATCCAATATCCTTTATAGTTTGTCTCACAATTTTTGGGATGTCTGCATAACAATTGGTGGTGATTTCTCCAGCCACTAATACCAAACCAGTAGTCACTGAAGTTTCACAGGCTACTCTTGCATTAGGGTCTTTTTCTAATATAGCATCTAAGATAGAATCAGAAATTTGGTCACAAATTTTGTCTGGATGTCCTTCAGTAACTGATTCTGACGTAAATAATTTTCTCACCATAAATAAACCTCCTTTATCCTTAGTAAAAAATAGCAGCAAAGCTGCTTCCGCTAGGAATAGGAAACCCTAGATTCCTCTGGGCAATGGCAAAATCCTCCATTCTAGAGCCCCCTCCTGACTACCATAGGGGAAATAACCCCTCCCTTTTTATTTCATAGGAAGTTTTGCTTTCCTACTGAATAAAAAAAGAAAAACCCCTTCTGGTCAGAAGAGGTTATTTTTAGTAGGCAACTAACTCATCTTGCAGAATTTCTTCTGTAGGAATTGGCACCGTGCACAATGCTGGTTGCCGGGTTTCATAGGGCCCATTCCCTCCACCTCTCTTGATAAGTTTTCCATATTCAGCTCGTTTTTAATCATAGCATAGTTGATTTTTTGTGTCAATAGAAGTATATGCATTTTTTTGTGACTTGTAAACCCTGATTTTACTATGGTTATAGTGATTGGGGTAGGCGCTGAATAAATATTTACACCATCAAAGTCGCATGATAGGAAAGCAAGAGAATAATCATTCCTGCGACTATTGTACCCGCAAAACATGTTAATAATGCATCTTTAAAGGGGATTCTCAAAAGAGCTGCCACCGCACTTCCTGTCCAGACTCCTGTCCCCGGTAAAGGTATTGCCACCAATAAAAATAATCCCCATAATTTATAGGTTTCGAGCTTTTTGGACTTTTTGATAGTGCGCCTTGTAATCCAATGGGCTATAGTGGAAAACCCCCTTTTTTTCTTTAAATAACTCAATACCGAGGGTAAAAACCATAATATAAAGGGTGCAGGTAGTATGCTCCCCAAAACAGATAGGATAAAAGCATGAAAATAGCCCATATCCAGTACAAATATTCCATAGGGCAAGGATGCCCTGAGTTCTAACAAAGGGGTAGCCGCCATTAAGAATACCATGAGTTCACTTTTTAGTAGTCTCAATAAAACCCTCACTAGACCCTTTCCCCCCTTTTTTTCTCTCTAAACTTTTATTATACTTTTCTTTAAAATGTATTTTCCTTGGGGAAAACTCCCCATTGTTCTATAGATATGATCGGTGAGTAATAATAATACGCATATTCCCATTAAATGGTCCCATAAAGGATGTCTTTAATGTGTTTAAAATTATTCTTAATATATTACTACAAATATACATGATTAAATACGTGTATACTATACGTTGCATTTTAATCAAACTTGTTATAAGATAGTATGCAGAATGCAAAATGAGCCGGAGGTGACAAACCCAGTGAGCTTTGTTTTATAAATGAAATGTTTGTTGGACATTTGGTGTAATTTGCCAAGTACCAAACTTTCTTAAAATCTAAGTGTGCAGTAGACACTTTTTTTATTTTTATCATTGTTTATTATTAATTTTGGAGGGAAATATGAATTGAATATGCTTGTAAAAATTGGTATAGTATTAATGGTAGGAATCATGGGTGGTAGGGTGGCGAGATTTTTCAAGCTTCCTAATGTAACAGGGTATTTGGTAGCGGGGCTTCTTATTGGTCCTTCTTTTTTTAAATTGATTGGAGAAGCTGACATAGAGTCTATGGGATTTGTCAATGAATTGGCTTTAGCTACCATAGCCTTTAGTATAGGTAGTGAATTTTTATTAGAAGATATGTTAAAAGTTGGAAAGTCTATTGTCGTGATTACTCTAG
The Irregularibacter muris DNA segment above includes these coding regions:
- a CDS encoding PTS transporter subunit EIIC, encoding MSFRKRASEEIQRFGRTLLLPIAVMAPVGMVLGLTGALTQSYMIERLPFLGNATLQLILNSLKGIADIIFSNIPVLFAMGVAYGLSKKDKGIAVFSAIISYLVLNASINVWLSATGNLADPEVMGQVGQGIVLGIQTIRLEALGGIISGIIGALVTDRFYNLQFPLALAFFSGKKSVPIISTGISIVVGLILPFFWQYITKALIALSFILISGPFGTFIFRIMNRILIPFGLHHVWNSLIRFSEAGGTYMIDGEKFVGVIPTMNKILFELGPNHEAWNILPELTRFMAQNQMLLTLFMIPAVGFAMYRSAYAENKPYTKGLILTMVLTPFLGNVTEPLEFSFLFISPVLYGIYVLLNAIGAVALHLMGTAVGYIRGTIFDFAIFGLLYENTKWYNLLIVGIPLAIATYFVFMWAIKKWNVATPGREEETVGDNTLLKEKRYDEVAKIVVEALGGKSNVLYVENCVTRLRVDLKDYKLVDTDKIKESGTSGVFFPTKNHIHVVFGPNVEFVRNAVDDFLASDKAV
- the metK gene encoding methionine adenosyltransferase, whose product is MVRKLFTSESVTEGHPDKICDQISDSILDAILEKDPNARVACETSVTTGLVLVAGEITTNCYADIPKIVRQTIKDIGYTRAKYGFDGDTCGVLTAIDEQSADIAMGVDKALEAKEGQMNDEEIEAIGAGDQGMMFGFATNETPELMPLPISLAHKLAFRLTEIRKNGTLKYLRPDGKTQVTVEYEDDKPVRIDTIVISTQHNAKVEGKTIEKDMIEHVIKPVVPTELLDEKTRYFINPTGRFVIGGPQGDAGLTGRKIIVDTYGGYGRHGGGAFSGKDPTKVDRSGAYAARYVAKNIVAAGLADKCEVELAYAIGVAQPVSVFVETFGTAKISEDKIVELIRKHFDLRPAGIIKELDLRKPIYRQTAAYGHFGRTDVDLPWERTDRAEMLRKEGLGA
- a CDS encoding COG2426 family protein, whose product is MRLLKSELMVFLMAATPLLELRASLPYGIFVLDMGYFHAFILSVLGSILPAPFILWFLPSVLSYLKKKRGFSTIAHWITRRTIKKSKKLETYKLWGLFLLVAIPLPGTGVWTGSAVAALLRIPFKDALLTCFAGTIVAGMIILLLSYHATLMV